From one Lotus japonicus ecotype B-129 chromosome 3, LjGifu_v1.2 genomic stretch:
- the LOC130744595 gene encoding uncharacterized protein LOC130744595 yields the protein MVKIHDELISCLTLEQERVYKNVLNVVLSDNGGFFYLYGFGGTRKTFVWNTLSVTLHSRGLIVLNITSSGIASLLLPRGRTSHSRFFIPISINEISTCNLRQGSPKAELLKKTSLTIWDEAPILNKHCFESLDISLIDIMKTQSTHGYDIPFGGKVVVLGGDFRQILPVISKRSRSEIVGSPINSSYPWKHCKVMKLTVNMRL from the coding sequence ATGGTAAAGATTCATGATGAATTGATCAGTTGCCTTACTTTAGAGCAAGAGAGAGTTTATAAGAATGTTTTGAATGTTGTTTTATCTGATAACGGTGGATTCTTTTATCtatatggttttggaggaaCTAGAAAAACATTTGTTTGGAATACATTATCTGTTACTTTGCATTCAAGGGGTCTTATCGTGTTAAATATCACATCCAGCGGAATTGCATCTCTATTGTTACCTAGAGGTAGAACTTCTCATTCAAGATTCTTTATTCCTATTTCAATAAATGAGATATCAACCTGTAATCTTCGTCAAGGCTCCCCAAAGGctgaattattgaaaaaaaccaGCTTAACTATTTGGGATGAGGCACCTATATTAAACAAACATTGTTTTGAATCTTTGGACATATCTCTAATTGACATTATGAAGACGCAGTCTACCCATGGTTATGATATTCCATTCGGAGGAAAAGTTGTGGTACTAGGAGGcgactttagacaaatacttcCAGTTATCTCCAAAAGAAGTCGTTCTGAAATTGTGGGTTCTCctatcaattcttcatatccgtggaagcattgcaaggtaatgaaGTTGACTGTTAATATGAGATTGTAA
- the LOC130744594 gene encoding uncharacterized protein LOC130744594 has translation MSNLAKLEFVALDITGKNYLSWVLDAEMHLDANDLGDAIKEGNTASNQIKAKAMIFLRHHLHEALKVEYLTIKDPLVLWKNLKERITSQLKLCGENVSDADMLEKTFSTFHASNVVLQQQYRERGFTKYSELISCLLVAEQNNELLMKNHESRPTGSAPFPEANIRGRGRGRGNGHRRDHGRVPINNSSHQKWKNNGENERNKGGQNNRHVESSCLRCGGKGHWVRTCRTPRHLVNLYQEHIRNKGKKIETNLLEENEDDLTHLDVADFFDDPNGRIDHLIGDGNVYK, from the exons ATGTCCAACCTTGCAAAGCTTGAATTTGTGGCTCTTGATATCACTGGAAAAAATTACCTGTCTTGGGTGTTAGATGCTGAAATGCACTTAGATGCAAATGATCTTGGAGATGCTATTAAAGAAGGAAATACTGCATCTAACCAAATCAAAGCCAAGGCTATGATCTTCCTCCGGCACCACCTTCATGAAGCTCTAAAGGTTGAATACCTCACAATAAAAGACCCACTTGTTCTCTGGAAAAATCTAAAAGAAAG AATTACTTCTCAAttaaagctatgtggagaaaaTGTAAGCGATGCTGATATGTTAGAAAAAACATTCTCCACATTTCATGCATCAAATGTGGTCTTGCAGCAGCAATATCGAGAAAGAGGCTTCACAAAGTACTCTGAGTTAATCTCTTGCCTTCTCGTTGCTGAACAGAATAATGAGCTGCTCATGAAGAATCATGAATCTCGACCTACTGGCAGTGCTCCATTCCCTGAAGCGAAT ATTCGAGGCCGTGGTCGTGGTCGTGGCAATGGCCATAGACGTGACCATGGAAGAGTACCAATAAACAATTCTTCACACCAGAAGTGGAAGAATAATGGAGAAAATGAAAGGAACAAGGGTGGTCAAAATAATAGACACGTTGAAAGCTCATGTCTTCGTTGTGGTGGCAAAGGACATTGGGTACGTACTTGTCGTACACCAAGGCATCTTGTCAATCTCTATCAAGAACACATTagaaataaaggaaaaaagatAGAGACAAATCTccttgaagaaaatgaagatgatcTAACTCATCTAGATGTTGCTGATTTCTTTGATGATCCTAATGGAAGGATTGATCACTTGATTGGTGATGGAAATGTTTACAAATAa